From a single Paraburkholderia sp. D15 genomic region:
- a CDS encoding DUF4424 family protein, protein MKIRPLLASVVFAASISAFANDGIGGVDTGNITLGHTDKVAMAKEVLDIAPDRISVDYEFLNESANDVHESLIFPLPPYGADASQEPGYWGQPHGFRILVDGESKSFSTHVSARFKGKDITAQLHALGLTDRQIALLPGEGAPFDVTAKPFTPAQMNAMRQRGWLEAGAQSDSIPAWEVSVAYVWYLTFPAGKVVRVHHEYRPFPTVGIPTIDMHPSELREQACADNAFLSDWKKVSQPTADDARQTNGLFVGYILKTANTWKDGSRDFTLRLHRPTPAGLISTCFEGKGQYTDPLTLSWHLNDFHPRRDLSIYFGNIPEQDSDKSEKRVPPVLPGE, encoded by the coding sequence ATGAAAATCCGCCCCCTGCTCGCATCTGTCGTATTCGCCGCCAGTATTTCCGCTTTCGCTAATGACGGCATTGGCGGCGTCGATACCGGCAATATCACGCTCGGCCATACCGACAAGGTCGCGATGGCGAAAGAAGTACTGGATATTGCGCCCGACAGGATTTCGGTCGATTACGAGTTTCTCAACGAAAGCGCGAACGACGTCCACGAAAGTCTGATATTCCCCTTGCCGCCGTATGGCGCGGATGCGAGTCAGGAACCTGGTTATTGGGGGCAGCCGCACGGTTTCCGGATTCTCGTCGACGGTGAATCGAAAAGTTTTTCGACGCATGTGAGCGCGCGATTCAAGGGCAAGGACATTACCGCGCAACTGCACGCGCTCGGTTTGACCGACCGGCAGATCGCGCTCCTGCCCGGCGAGGGCGCGCCGTTCGACGTGACGGCCAAACCGTTCACGCCCGCGCAGATGAACGCGATGCGCCAGCGCGGCTGGCTCGAAGCGGGCGCGCAAAGCGATTCGATTCCGGCCTGGGAAGTGTCGGTCGCGTATGTCTGGTATCTGACTTTTCCGGCGGGCAAGGTGGTGCGCGTGCATCACGAATACCGGCCGTTTCCGACCGTGGGTATTCCGACCATCGACATGCACCCGTCCGAATTGCGCGAACAGGCCTGCGCGGATAACGCGTTTCTGAGCGACTGGAAAAAGGTATCGCAGCCCACCGCGGACGATGCGCGGCAGACCAATGGCCTGTTCGTCGGCTATATCCTGAAGACAGCCAATACGTGGAAGGACGGCAGTCGCGATTTCACGTTACGGTTGCATCGGCCCACGCCGGCAGGTCTGATTTCGACGTGTTTCGAGGGCAAAGGGCAATACACCGATCCGCTGACGCTGAGCTGGCATTTGAACGATTTTCATCCGCGCCGCGATCTGTCGATTTACTTCGGCAATATTCCGGAGCAGGACAGCGATAAAAGCGAAAAGCGGGTGCCGCCGGTTTTGCCGGGCGAGTGA
- a CDS encoding phosphatidate cytidylyltransferase: MRTAFWELVAGVVGFLAIASVTGGLLAWRDGGRSTTIANLNQRIRAWWGMIAIMAIAIGLGPAATYIVFAFVSYMALREFITLTPTSPSDHTTLFICFFIAIPVQYLLLWVNWYGMFSIFVPVHLFITLSLVSALTQDTHEFLSRSSKIHWALMVCVYGLSHAPALLILDIPGYQGENALLLFFFLLVVQISDVFQYVVGKLFGRRKIAPKLSPSKTVEGFIGGGLLATLSGAALYRITPFSFGAAFLMSLAIVLAGFVGGLVLSAVKRSLGAKDWGSMIAGHGGALDRVDSICFAAPVFFHLVRYLYVK, translated from the coding sequence ATGAGAACCGCGTTCTGGGAACTGGTGGCCGGCGTAGTCGGCTTTCTGGCGATCGCCTCGGTGACAGGCGGCCTGCTGGCATGGCGCGACGGCGGCCGCAGCACGACCATCGCCAATCTGAATCAGCGCATTCGCGCATGGTGGGGGATGATCGCGATCATGGCGATCGCGATCGGTCTCGGGCCGGCGGCCACGTACATCGTGTTCGCGTTCGTGTCATATATGGCGTTGCGTGAGTTCATCACGCTGACGCCGACTTCGCCCAGCGATCACACCACGCTGTTCATCTGCTTCTTCATCGCGATTCCGGTGCAGTACCTGTTGTTGTGGGTGAACTGGTACGGCATGTTCTCGATCTTCGTGCCGGTGCATCTGTTCATCACGCTGTCGCTGGTGTCGGCGCTCACGCAGGATACGCACGAATTCCTCAGCCGCAGTTCGAAGATCCATTGGGCGTTGATGGTCTGCGTGTACGGGCTGAGTCACGCGCCCGCGCTGCTGATTCTGGATATTCCCGGCTATCAGGGCGAAAACGCGCTGCTGCTGTTCTTCTTCCTGCTGGTGGTGCAGATCAGCGACGTGTTCCAGTACGTGGTCGGCAAGCTGTTCGGCAGACGCAAGATCGCGCCTAAGTTGAGTCCTTCGAAGACCGTCGAGGGATTTATCGGCGGTGGTCTGCTGGCGACGCTGTCGGGCGCGGCGCTGTATCGCATCACGCCGTTCAGTTTCGGCGCGGCGTTCCTGATGTCGCTCGCCATCGTGCTCGCGGGGTTCGTCGGCGGGCTGGTGCTGTCGGCGGTCAAGCGCTCGCTCGGCGCGAAGGACTGGGGGTCGATGATCGCCGGACACGGCGGCGCGCTCGATCGTGTCGATTCGATCTGTTTCGCCGCACCGGTGTTTTTCCACCTGGTGCGGTATCTGTACGTGAAGTGA
- a CDS encoding MFS transporter has protein sequence MDIEARTMKSVTVRLVPFLMLCYFVAYLDRVNVGFAALQMNKALGFSASAFGFGAGIFFIAYFFFEVPSNLLLEKFGARRWIARIMFTWGILAGAMAFIPNLAHFTGLSAAHVFYGLRILLGVAEAGFFPGIIFLLTLWFPAAYRGRVVGYFMAAIPLSTVIGGPISGALLSLDGRGGLAGWQWLYLIEALPALLLSVAVLFYLTDKPADAAWLPADERDWLMARQQQERAHREAVRHFSVRQALFNPRVLAVALIYFGANATNYGLSFFLPQIVKAFGLTNLQTGFVTSLPYVVGVISMVFWGRHSDRKLERKRHVAIALLVAAGGIAAAAGLDNPVQKMIALSIAGFGIFGCLPVIWTLPASFLSGAAAAGGIAAINSLGNLAGFFGPYAMGWIKDSTGGFGAGLLCLSGAGLVGVAAVLLLHHDASLEAASGRAGPGAAGEPEVVRP, from the coding sequence ATGGATATCGAAGCACGCACCATGAAAAGCGTGACGGTTCGGCTCGTGCCGTTCCTGATGCTCTGCTATTTCGTCGCGTACCTGGACCGCGTCAACGTCGGCTTTGCCGCGCTGCAGATGAACAAGGCGCTCGGTTTTTCCGCAAGCGCGTTCGGCTTCGGCGCGGGGATCTTCTTCATCGCGTACTTCTTTTTCGAAGTGCCGTCGAATCTGTTGCTGGAGAAGTTCGGCGCGCGCCGCTGGATCGCGCGGATCATGTTCACGTGGGGGATTCTGGCGGGCGCGATGGCGTTCATTCCGAATCTCGCGCACTTCACCGGACTGTCGGCCGCGCACGTGTTCTACGGGCTGCGCATTCTGCTCGGCGTGGCCGAGGCGGGCTTCTTCCCCGGCATCATCTTTCTGCTGACCTTGTGGTTTCCGGCGGCCTACCGGGGCCGTGTGGTCGGCTACTTCATGGCGGCGATTCCGCTGTCCACGGTGATCGGCGGGCCGATCTCCGGCGCGCTGCTGTCGCTCGACGGCCGCGGCGGCCTGGCGGGCTGGCAGTGGCTCTATCTGATCGAGGCGCTGCCCGCGCTGCTGCTGTCGGTCGCCGTGCTGTTCTATCTGACCGACAAGCCCGCCGACGCTGCCTGGCTTCCCGCCGACGAACGCGACTGGCTGATGGCGCGGCAGCAGCAGGAGCGCGCGCACCGCGAGGCGGTGCGTCACTTCAGCGTCAGGCAGGCGTTGTTCAATCCGCGCGTGCTGGCCGTCGCGCTGATCTACTTCGGTGCGAATGCAACCAATTACGGATTGAGCTTTTTCCTGCCGCAGATCGTCAAGGCGTTCGGGCTGACCAATCTGCAGACCGGTTTCGTCACCTCGCTGCCGTATGTGGTCGGCGTGATCAGCATGGTGTTCTGGGGACGGCATTCGGACCGCAAGCTCGAACGCAAGCGTCATGTGGCGATCGCGCTGCTGGTCGCGGCGGGCGGCATCGCGGCGGCGGCCGGGCTCGACAATCCGGTGCAGAAGATGATCGCGCTGTCGATCGCCGGGTTCGGCATCTTCGGCTGCCTGCCGGTGATCTGGACGCTGCCCGCGTCGTTCCTGTCGGGCGCGGCGGCCGCCGGCGGGATTGCGGCGATCAACTCGCTGGGGAATCTGGCGGGCTTTTTCGGGCCGTACGCGATGGGCTGGATCAAGGACAGCACCGGCGGCTTCGGCGCCGGGTTGCTGTGTCTGTCGGGCGCCGGGCTGGTCGGCGTCGCCGCGGTGCTGCTGTTGCATCACGATGCGTCGCTGGAGGCGGCGTCGGGACGCGCGGGGCCGGGCGCGGCGGGCGAGCCGGAGGTGGTGCGGCCTTAG
- a CDS encoding TIGR04222 domain-containing membrane protein: MNLPSHSRAATSPDPANSWTSPMSADQQALMRRLDAYSLDAPDVALPYSVRLAQREGWSREHTAEVIAQYKRFTFLAVSTGHVATPSKAVDAAWHLHLEYTREYWDVFCARVLLTPLHHTPGNGAPGEDALYLRAYHQTLDDYRRLFGEEAPASVWPRPCAVETTQADDRHAALPHQAAAPVTHLERWRAWLAAGRSPVLRARRVPFGGLAWLTAAVATYAYAGDVTHIAHIDLDVLNYAGRDFLQFYLALCFGVLLLIYCAHRIEHRRRTWGAHGAPAAFHTMTPDEAAYLSGGAQRMARVATLSLIDAGAVKFSPYPTRAPTVTAVDAAKAGRYATQWQWLNGKKNGTAAYASFRTELMMQQDTAFTDELIACGWLWKKRGMRGLLLVARALALFAGALGFAKVCVGMSRDKPVMLLVIGMIVFALAYVIVMRRLPGLGRSGPTAAGQTALAECHERRAAQWSGDGRMAAEGATSASHATSRGNAKSTRGAGARPRVATRASLARAQAAAGDEGLSDALLWRTALLGVGALSGTAWEMYRRGLDAPAIIASSGGGSGSGGWTDSGCSSSSSCSSSSSCSSSSCSSSSCGGCSNS; encoded by the coding sequence ATGAATCTTCCATCGCATTCGCGTGCTGCAACGTCGCCCGACCCGGCAAACTCGTGGACCTCGCCGATGAGCGCGGACCAGCAGGCGCTGATGCGCCGCCTCGACGCCTATTCGCTCGACGCGCCGGACGTCGCGCTGCCGTACAGCGTGCGCCTTGCGCAGCGCGAAGGCTGGTCGCGCGAGCACACCGCCGAGGTGATCGCGCAATACAAGCGCTTCACGTTTCTCGCGGTATCGACGGGACACGTCGCGACCCCATCGAAAGCCGTGGATGCCGCATGGCATCTGCACCTCGAATACACGCGCGAGTACTGGGACGTGTTCTGCGCGCGGGTGCTGCTGACGCCGCTGCATCACACGCCGGGCAACGGCGCGCCGGGCGAGGACGCGCTCTATCTGCGCGCCTACCATCAGACGCTCGACGACTACCGGCGTCTGTTCGGCGAAGAAGCGCCGGCGTCGGTGTGGCCGCGTCCATGCGCAGTCGAAACCACTCAGGCCGACGACAGGCACGCCGCGTTACCACATCAGGCGGCAGCGCCGGTGACGCATCTCGAACGCTGGCGCGCATGGCTCGCGGCCGGCCGCTCGCCTGTGCTACGTGCGCGCCGCGTTCCGTTCGGTGGGCTTGCGTGGTTGACGGCGGCAGTTGCGACGTATGCGTACGCGGGCGACGTCACGCACATTGCGCACATCGATCTCGACGTGCTGAACTACGCGGGCCGGGACTTTCTACAGTTCTATCTCGCGCTGTGCTTCGGCGTGCTGCTGCTGATCTACTGCGCGCACCGGATCGAACATCGTCGCCGCACGTGGGGCGCGCACGGCGCACCCGCCGCGTTCCACACGATGACGCCCGACGAAGCCGCCTACCTCAGCGGCGGCGCGCAACGCATGGCGCGCGTCGCGACGCTCTCGCTGATCGATGCGGGCGCCGTCAAGTTCTCGCCGTATCCCACCCGCGCGCCGACGGTCACCGCGGTGGATGCCGCGAAGGCCGGCCGTTACGCGACGCAATGGCAATGGCTGAATGGGAAAAAGAACGGCACGGCCGCGTACGCGTCGTTCCGCACGGAACTGATGATGCAGCAGGACACCGCGTTTACCGACGAGTTGATCGCCTGCGGCTGGCTCTGGAAAAAACGCGGCATGCGTGGCTTGCTGCTGGTCGCGCGCGCGTTGGCGTTGTTCGCCGGGGCGCTCGGTTTCGCGAAGGTGTGCGTCGGCATGAGCCGCGACAAGCCGGTGATGCTGCTGGTGATCGGCATGATCGTATTCGCGCTGGCCTATGTGATCGTGATGCGTCGTCTGCCGGGGTTGGGGCGCAGCGGGCCGACGGCAGCGGGACAAACGGCGCTCGCCGAGTGCCACGAGCGTCGCGCGGCGCAATGGAGCGGGGACGGCCGGATGGCGGCGGAGGGCGCAACGAGCGCGTCGCATGCGACCAGCCGCGGCAACGCGAAAAGCACGCGCGGCGCGGGCGCCCGGCCACGCGTCGCGACCCGGGCGAGCCTCGCACGCGCGCAGGCCGCCGCCGGCGACGAAGGTTTGTCCGATGCGCTGCTGTGGCGCACGGCACTACTCGGCGTCGGCGCGTTATCGGGCACGGCGTGGGAGATGTACCGGCGCGGACTCGACGCCCCGGCGATCATCGCGAGCAGCGGCGGCGGCTCGGGATCGGGCGGCTGGACGGACAGCGGTTGCAGCTCCAGCAGCAGTTGCAGTTCGAGCAGCAGCTGTAGTTCGAGTAGCTGCAGTTCGAGCAGTTGCGGCGGTTGTTCGAATAGCTGA
- a CDS encoding glycoside hydrolase family 15 protein, which translates to MAEPRPTSLSSRPTLPADARGMIGNMATTALVSLRGAIDFMCFPRIDSPTIFAALLEPEQGGAFSIEPAHEMADDAADGAAHVNVNVKQMYLPDTNVLLTRFMTRDGVCELLDFMPVADDHTGGEVTASADPHRDATLPNCVIRVVRLVHGRMTLRLHCAPRFDYGRVAPKLKRAGENAVEFHPQTGTKANTEANTNAGAPPGTPTLRLSGTLPLSIDPHAAHAEFELHDGESAAFVFGDADALRENAFDCDTVLRDTIRYWQHWSAQSTYRGRYREVVMRSALTLKLLSSREYGAIVAAPTFGLAEAQDGSRRWDYRFTWIRDAAFSVYALLRLGYTGEARHFMKWIAERNRDCESDGSLSVMYTVDGEMPPVEAEAAALADGSTGAPLTGNAARDQTQLDVYGALLDAVYLYNKYGAAISYQGWRHVTRTVDYVVEHWREADHGIWEFRNGQRPLLHSRLMCWVTLDRALRLAEKRSLPAPLKRWFDTRDAIHRDIHDNFWNDELDAFVQTPGSATLDASALMMPLVRFIGPADPRWIGTLDAIGNELKVDPLIFRYTRGATLDGLPGIEGGFSACSFWYAEALARAGRVDEGRLVFEKMLAYANHVGLFSEEVATSGEALGNFPQALTHLALISAAYQLDRNLDKVHVPWT; encoded by the coding sequence ATGGCCGAACCGCGTCCCACCTCCCTGTCCTCACGCCCCACCCTGCCCGCCGATGCTCGCGGCATGATCGGCAACATGGCGACCACCGCGCTGGTGTCGCTACGCGGTGCGATCGATTTCATGTGCTTCCCGCGCATCGATTCGCCGACGATTTTCGCCGCGCTGCTCGAACCCGAACAGGGCGGCGCATTCTCGATCGAACCCGCGCACGAAATGGCCGATGATGCGGCCGACGGCGCGGCCCACGTCAACGTCAACGTCAAGCAGATGTACCTGCCGGACACCAACGTGCTGCTCACCCGCTTCATGACGCGGGACGGCGTGTGTGAACTGCTCGACTTCATGCCCGTGGCCGACGATCACACCGGCGGCGAAGTCACCGCCTCGGCCGATCCCCACCGCGACGCGACGTTGCCGAACTGCGTGATCCGCGTGGTGCGGCTCGTGCACGGCCGCATGACGCTGCGCCTGCATTGCGCTCCGCGCTTCGATTACGGTCGCGTGGCGCCGAAGCTCAAGCGCGCTGGGGAAAACGCGGTGGAATTTCACCCGCAAACCGGCACCAAGGCGAACACCGAAGCAAACACCAACGCGGGCGCGCCGCCAGGCACGCCGACCTTGCGATTGAGCGGCACGCTGCCGCTTTCCATCGACCCGCACGCCGCGCACGCCGAGTTCGAACTGCACGACGGCGAGTCCGCCGCCTTCGTGTTCGGCGACGCCGATGCATTGCGCGAGAACGCATTCGATTGCGACACCGTGCTGCGCGACACGATCCGCTACTGGCAGCACTGGTCCGCGCAATCCACCTATCGCGGCCGCTATCGCGAAGTGGTGATGCGTTCGGCGTTGACGCTGAAACTGCTGAGCTCGCGCGAATACGGCGCGATCGTCGCCGCGCCGACCTTCGGACTCGCCGAGGCGCAGGATGGCTCGCGCCGCTGGGACTATCGCTTCACGTGGATCCGCGACGCCGCGTTCTCCGTGTACGCGCTGCTGCGCCTTGGCTACACCGGCGAGGCGCGGCACTTCATGAAATGGATCGCCGAGCGCAACCGCGACTGCGAGTCGGACGGTTCGCTGAGCGTGATGTACACCGTCGACGGCGAAATGCCGCCGGTCGAAGCCGAGGCCGCCGCACTCGCCGACGGGTCCACCGGCGCGCCGCTCACCGGCAACGCCGCGCGCGACCAGACCCAGCTCGACGTGTACGGCGCGCTGCTCGACGCGGTCTATCTGTACAACAAATACGGCGCGGCGATTTCCTATCAAGGCTGGCGTCATGTCACGCGCACCGTCGATTACGTGGTCGAGCACTGGCGCGAAGCGGATCACGGCATCTGGGAATTCCGCAACGGCCAGCGGCCCTTGCTGCATTCGCGTCTGATGTGCTGGGTCACGCTGGACCGTGCGCTGCGTCTCGCGGAAAAGCGCTCGCTGCCCGCGCCGCTCAAGCGCTGGTTCGACACCCGCGACGCGATTCATCGCGACATCCACGACAACTTCTGGAACGACGAACTCGACGCGTTCGTGCAGACGCCCGGTTCCGCGACGCTCGACGCGTCCGCGTTGATGATGCCGCTGGTGCGCTTCATCGGCCCGGCCGATCCGCGCTGGATCGGCACGCTCGACGCGATCGGCAACGAGCTGAAGGTCGATCCGCTGATTTTCCGCTATACGCGCGGCGCGACGCTCGACGGTCTGCCCGGCATCGAGGGCGGTTTCAGCGCCTGTTCGTTCTGGTATGCGGAGGCGCTGGCGCGCGCCGGACGGGTCGACGAAGGCCGGCTCGTGTTCGAGAAGATGCTGGCGTACGCGAATCACGTCGGTCTGTTCTCCGAGGAAGTCGCGACCAGCGGCGAGGCGCTCGGCAATTTCCCGCAGGCGCTGACGCACCTCGCGTTGATCAGCGCCGCGTATCAGCTCGACCGCAATCTGGACAAGGTGCATGTGCCGTGGACCTGA